From Dermochelys coriacea isolate rDerCor1 chromosome 8, rDerCor1.pri.v4, whole genome shotgun sequence, the proteins below share one genomic window:
- the GTF2B gene encoding transcription initiation factor IIB isoform X2 yields the protein MYRAKRQKTKIISLVSSLDKGEKSYSLGDRVIDVGSEWRTFSNDKATKDPSRVGDTQNPLLSDGDLTTMIGKGTGAASFDEFGNSKYQNRRTMSSSDRAMMNAFREITNMADRINLPRNIVDRTNNLFKQVYEQKSLKGRSNDAIASACLYIACRQEGVPRTFKEICAVSRISKKEIGRCFKLILKALETSVDLITTGDFMSRFCSNLGLPKQVQMAATHIARKAVELDLVPGRSPISVAAAAIYMASQASAEKRTQKEIGDIAGVADVTIRQSYRLIYPRAPDLFPADFKFDTPVDKLPQL from the exons GTGACCGGGTCATAGATGTAGGGTCAGAGTGGAGAACTTTCAGCAATGATAAAGCAACAAAAGACCCATCTCGAGTTGGAGACACCCAGAATCCTCTCTTGAGTGATGGAGATTTGACTACAATGATTGGcaag GGTACAGGTGCAGCAAGTTTTGATGAATTTGGAAATTCGAAGTACCAGAATCGCAGGACTATGAGCAGCTCTGATCGAGCAATGATGAATGCCTTTAGAGAAATTACTAACATGGCAGACAGAATCAACCTTCCCAGAAATATAGTT GATcgaacaaataatttattcaagcAAGTGTATGAGCAGAAGAGCCTGAAGGGAAGAAGTAATGATGCCATTGCTTCTGCTTGTCTCTATATAGCTTGTAGACAAGAGGGCGTTCCTAGAACATTTAAAG AAATATGTGCAGTGTCCAGGatttcaaagaaagaaatagGTCGGTGTTTTAAGCTTATTTTGAAGGCTCTGGAAACCAGTGTGGATTTGATCACAACTGGAGATTTCATGTCAAGATTTTGTTCAAATCTGGGTCTTCCTAAACAAGTACAGATGGCAGCGACACACATAGCACGTAAAGCTGTGGAATTAGACTTGGTTCCTGGGAGGAGTCCAATctctgtagcagcagcagctatttATATGGCATCACAAGCCTCAGCAGAGAAAAGGACTCAGAAAG AAATAGGAGATATTGCTGGTGTTGCTGATGTTACAATCCGACAATCTTATAGACTTATCTATCCACGAGCTCCAGATCTCTTCCCAGCAGACTTCAAATTTGACACCCCTGTGGACAAACTACCCCAGCTGTAA